TTGGTATATGTGAGTAAAGTAAAACCAAAAGCGGGAAGCAAGAGGCTTGAGGTTGGAGGAAAATATAAAATATCAAGCAGCGTATCGCCTTCAAGTGCTTATAATAAGGCGCTGAGATATGTTTCAAGCAGTAAAGTATGCAGTGTAAGTTCATCAGGAGTTGTGATTGGGAAGAGAGCGGGGAGCTGCAGTATAAGTGTGATAGCGAAAGACGGGAGCGGGAAGAAGGGGACGATAAAGATAAAAGTATACCCGAAGAAGATAGCGAAAGTAAAGTTAAAGAGCACAAAGAAGAAGGCGAAAATAAGTTACGGTAAGAGTTTGGGAGCCGGTAAGTACGAGATATATAGGTCGACAAAGAAGAGAAGCGGGTATAAGAGGATAAAAGTGACGAAGAGCAGGAGTTATGTAGACAAGGGTGTAAAGTCAAGAAAGGTTTATTATTATAAGGTAAGGGGAGTCAGTGGTTCTTATAGGTCCAGTTTTTCAAATAGCTTTCGTGTCCGGGTTAAGTGAT
This region of Anaerofustis stercorihominis DSM 17244 genomic DNA includes:
- a CDS encoding Ig-like domain-containing protein — encoded protein: TEKNSEALGHSYGGYVTDKKSTYKSYGEKSKHCSRCESRINITKIPKLVYVSKVKPKAGSKRLEVGGKYKISSSVSPSSAYNKALRYVSSSKVCSVSSSGVVIGKRAGSCSISVIAKDGSGKKGTIKIKVYPKKIAKVKLKSTKKKAKISYGKSLGAGKYEIYRSTKKRSGYKRIKVTKSRSYVDKGVKSRKVYYYKVRGVSGSYRSSFSNSFRVRVK